In the genome of Lactuca sativa cultivar Salinas chromosome 3, Lsat_Salinas_v11, whole genome shotgun sequence, the window tataaaaaagaaTACATATTGTTTTTCCCAACAAGACAAACTCATTATAACCCCAACAAGACAAACTTATTATACTCTATGTAACCTAAATAATATAAAAAGCTACATGAATATTGTTTGCTTTGATTGGATTCAATATTAGAACACCAAATTGAACCACATAATTTGGAATTTATAAAACTCAAAGGCGAAAGAAAGAGATGTGAATAAGAAGGTGAACAATCATTGCACGAATTCTCAAAAGTAGTTATACAAATCAACATACACATTGcatatttttttgttagaatttGTATAATGATTGCTTATATCATCTCTCACAATATAACAAGAAACATCAAATAACGGTATAACAAGGATCAAAAAGGGAAATATTATAGCTCGATTATTATATGCGCTACTTTCTGGTGTCGTAATTTTCTGCTAAGAAACTTTTAACCGCTTCATTAGCCTTTTGAGGTTCCGCTCTTTCTGCTTGCTTCTTCTTCTccctaaaaaaaatacaataaaatgtcaCAACATACAAAAAATACACATGAAACGAACAATTAAATTGTTTCAAaaagtaaattaattaattacctCGCAACATATTCTTTTAGAAGCTCTTTCGCTTGAACAAGCTTTGAGAGGAGATTACGGTATACATCAAGATCCCTATCAACACTTCTTTTGTTGATATTAAGTGCTGCACAAAGCTGGTACCCAAACAgacataaaattagtttttaacaGAATGACTTAATGAACAACatggcttaatgtattaagacaccaacCCTTTACCTATTACCTCGTTGTTTACTATCAAATTTTTATTATTACCTTTTCTAAAACAGTGGGGTCTGTTGCATTTGCTAATTCAAGAAGGCGAAATAAACCAACAGCAAAGAATCGACTGTAGCTGAAACTTCCATTACCCCCTGCTCTTTCTGCAATATCCTTCAACAAGTCCTCAATTTCTCCTGATTTTGATGAAAAATCAACCAATGAACTGGAGTTTTGGGCACGGGCCCACGTTTCCAATCTCTCTGCATCAGCCCTAATGGTAGAGAAAGAATTGTTCATATGAATGTTACGCTTTTATGTCAGATGAACATTGAATCAACACAagagaaaaaagaaataaaagctCGGTGGGAATTCAGTGACAAGCCTGTATTGTTGTGGGTCTTCGTTTAGGGCATTGATGTAGGATTGGAAGATGGCCTCCCGATCTTCGTCACTTGGGTATCCTTCCATGAGTTGATCGTAAACAGTAACAAAGCCTAAAGCGAATACTGGATCATATCTATAGGTCTTTTTGTATCGCATTAGATGTTGTTGTACAATTAGTTCTTGTAGCACACTGTTGTAGATGCTTGGAATTGGGCGTTTGTAAGCTTTGAGGAATTTTAATTTTGTCTCGGAAACTGGTGGTGCTTCTGAAGGGAAAACGAAAACCTATTGTCAGATTAATAGAGCTTATTTGTCAATCTTTTCTACAAATTGAAGGAAGTTTGTATCAATTTTCAGGTGAAATGTTACTCCATTATTAGAATATCAATGCATCAGTAACTCATCGACCAAACAACTAATTGCTAATATGTTAAATCAGATTATCTTCAATTTAAATATCCTACATTGCTAAGGCATAGAAAATTTGATAAATCATAAGCATTAGAACTTGCCTGATCCTGTAGACATGCAGTGAACTGCAAAGCGAGAACTCGATTTCGAAGGACGAACGCTTATGGAACGAAATGAGAAGGTTGTACGAACCCTAATCGAATCGAAATTTGAAAGAGAGGAGCGAGATGGAGATGGAGATGGGAGACAGATTTTTCTTTCGGATGATGATTGAGTGACTCCGTGGAAAGAAATTGAAGCAATAGCCGCCATTATTAAGAAAAATGCAGGATGGGATTACGAAATTTGAATGATGCCCAGATGAAATTAGGTCATAAATTGAAAAGGGAATCCATTCAAAACTAGAATTAGCAGAGAGAGAGTGGAGAGAAGTTGAAATTGGGGGAAATTGGAAAGGGCAAAGGGCTCAAGTGAGGTCGAAAATGTAAGGCTTATCTGTTATCTTCAGCAGGATGAGTTGTGAGTAATCTGACTTGTAGCCAGTAGCGATTAAACACGTTAGATTGGTTTGATGGTGACGTCACCTGTTTCTTGTTCTCACAAAAAGTCAAATTATTGACGAATCGACATACATTGGTACAATAGCGCCAATGACTCTCTTTTTACCGTGTACTCTATGCTTACTTCTTGGGTCAAGCAACACAACAAAATGCAAGTTTGTTTTCACTCCAAAGAATGGATAAACCAAACATCAAActtagattttattttttttcttaacaaaacacaaaaataaatatatcGTCGTAATTCCAATATTATAAAGCTAGAGAGAGTGGTAGCAGGTGCTAAAGTATTGTTACATTATATTTTTTATGGACACGTAAGTATAGTTTGATGATATGGAATATTGATGTGTTTAAAaagtaaacattttttttaaatcaaataaatgtttatttaaatatttaattaacatAAACTTTAGTAAGATACAAGTTTTAAGCTGAAGTTACAGCTATTTAAAGCTGAAACAATGAAATAGTCAAGTGGAGACCACCTGTGTTTCTTTCCATCTTCTCTTTTATCTCGTCAAGCATATGGTAAGGCAATCTTGATGACAAGCTTAGAGATTCATGGGGGACGATGTAGCAATTGCTTAGCGGGGGTGGTGGCTAGGCCTGGTGCCTCCCACTCCCTCAAGTCTAAAAGacctaaataataattaataaaattaaataaccaTTATCTTCACAACGACCTCTACAAAAATACGAAACAACATTgcttttggctatttttgtaggGTTTTTAGTATTTTCCAGTGTTTTCTCGTGTCTTCTTGAGAAAACATCATcgttttttatgaaaatatggtgTTTTCTAAGCCTTTCTAAATAACATCATATTTTCCTACGAAAACATGATATTTTCTCTTTTCGTTTAACAACGGCTCTATCTATTTTTCTCGTATCCTAAGTAATCCAGTAAAAATGTCTATTCTTATAGAGCATGAGAGGCATATATAATTTGAGTCATATGTTATGATACGTCATGACTGTGTCCAATGAGATTCCCTTTAATACCAATCTACAGTCATTAGTTAATGCTTAAAAATACATCCAAAAACCACCACAATATTCTAGTTATGTGATTACCCATTAACTTCATAGAAATCGATCTACAAGTTCATGTTGGGTCATATTGGATCACTCGCTTACTCCATTAGCTTATTTTCTTTAACAATTGGATGATGTCATttttggaaagaaaaaaaaatgaaagttggTTGCACATGAGAGACGATTCGTTCACCATATGACCGGTTGTTAAATAAACATGTTTGCATGATCATTTGTCATGTATCTAACTTCCTCAATGGAGGTTGTCGAGGGCAACAAAAAATAACTCAGATAATCTAACACATAAACTGTGTATAGTACTAATAACACATCAAATCCAAAGTGAATGAATCAATTTTTATCTATGCAATCCATTCATAAAAATTGactttaaaaaaagaaaatggtTTATTTGGTTAAGTTCTAAACTATTCATAAAAAGTAATTTGTAAAATAAGTAAAATTCAACATGAAATAAATCAATAATGGAGATATAATCAATATTGGAATACTATCACGAGACCAACTAGTTAACTTATCATCATGGTTTATGGTTCAATATTTATAATTCATTCCAACATAGTTATATTAATTGAATTCAAAATCTTAAATCGCGTAGATCCTCCATAAATAGAAGGAAAGTTAGAGAAGTTGTTAACAATCTTTAATCAAATTCATAAATCAAATAAGTATTTCTTTTCATGTAAATTAACTATAATTATGGTTTGAGAATCACcaattaaataaaaaatgcaCTTATACTTTGGAGAATACAATCCTTTGATTTAAAATGAGATTATAAGCATCTACCTAAATCATTTGTTACTAGTTTGTTTTGATAATCCATCATGTTATTTAGAAAACAAATAACCATAAACATTCAAGTATTTAAACTCATTAttaaaaacacaaagaacaattaagaaatttaaacaaatatttcATTCATAGATGTGAAATAAAAACTCAGAATCCATTGAAAATATAGCTTGTTGTGCATGGGCATTTTACCCGGTGTTGATAAAGGAGAAGTTAGTCACAATAtgatcataaaataaaaaaaaataaaaaaaaaaaaaaaaaaaaaaatttaccaaGCATTAAATCCACACGTTCATAAGTTTTCAATCCTTCAATAGTTCTTCAAAAACCCTTCAAAACTCTAAAGAATATGCTCCAAAACCCTATTCTACGATTTGGGAAAAGTCCACCTATCATACCACAAAAAACAGCCAAAACTTGAAATGAAAAAATCACCCCTTAAGTCCCGATTTGGACACAGTAGTCTTGACACATTTTTCTATTAAGACAGTATGACAACCATCAAAATTCAAGATATTTCTAGACGTGAATATATTAAAGTTGCACATGTAGACACTGACATATTCTAGACTTATGAGTCAGAAGCTAAGTCATGATCTTAGAAGAACCTATGAACTTTTATAAACAAGGTCAAATGTAATTAGTATTCGCATCGACATGTGAATTATccaactattttataaaatgcCAAAATTATAATCATACAACTCGTTACTAATTTCATACATTCAGTACCTAAAATTTATGAGAAACTATAACATTTTCAACGTTTAACTAAATTAACTAGGAAACCTAACAATTTTATTAAGTTACACAATTCAATATAATTTAAATCcaacataattaaattataagttaagagttataaaaatataattaatagaatcccctttttatttttattaagtaatccaattttaataaaattttccCCTACCAAGGGAATCTCTCTTAAATATGCAGTCAATCACCTTCAATTACCTATTGTCCTTCGCTAACTTAAAGTCAACAACAACCTCATTTTTTTCTCCCTTGTAAATTCCCGATAACAGTTTTTGCATACAAAAAAGAGGGAGTCAAAGTGAACTTAGAGCTACGGTATTCGGGAGAGATTTATCCATTTCATTTTCATAAGTATACCTACATTTTTAGAGTTTTGTGGCTCGTTTTGGTGAGGTAAAACCCCATATAAACAACGAGAGAGATAGGACATCCAGAGAGACAAAATTTCACTTTCTCTATTCCTTTTCTCTAGAAACAACACTTATTCTCTCTACAAATCCTTTCAAACTCTAGCCAATAATATTCCATAAACCATGAAATTTATAAAGTTATTGGGTGTTTTTGAAGCATCATAACAAAACCAAGGTAAAAAAACTTACACCTCTTGATGATCCTTAGTAATCTTTGTAACTTTAAGTCAATTTCTTCTTCCATTTTCGGCTTCTAGAGTTTGTTCTTGTTAGAAAGACTCTTTGATCTTAATGTTTGTAGAACACTACCAAAAACATGTTGCATGTTCTGGAAATGTTGGTGATCCATGATCAAACCAAAGCCAAGAACAAATGTGAGCACATGCGATCCTTATTAAGCACCAAAATCGATTTTTCAAAAGATTGAATAACTTTAACTTTGTTTCAAGCAAGTTCTAATGGTTAGAAACAAGTTTTTCAATAGATTATATCTAGTATAAGGTTGTTTTATCTAgaggtggcaatcgtgtcgtgtcgtgtcgggttcgtgtcgtgtcgtgtcgaaacactaaatgggttgaaagtgcttgaccctaacccgacccatttaattaacgtgtcgtgtcgtgtcaacctgtttattttcgtgtcgagttcgtgtcgggtttcgggttagggctatagctcgaaatatgtcgtgtcatgtgaggttaaaagattgaaCATGTTGAAAGAGTAGGAGTTAGGTAGGCAGAAAAGAAAAGCTAATACTTTGGAGGCAGAATAGTTGAAGTCATAGCAAGTtcagatgacaaaattaaaagagtgggAGTTGGGGAGGCGGATGACAAATGTCATGAGAATGCGGGAGTGGTGAAAGAGACTGGGTAGTTTGTGAGAGAATGAAAAATTGAAATGAAGTCTTCATCTAGATGACTAAGTCATTTCAATATTACAAAACAATTTAATTTGAAGGCTTTCTTTtacttatgattttgattttgtatctctctattttatttaaataattcaaaatacttgcatataaataaacgggtcattttcgagtcatatcgaattgaaattctcaaccctaaccttacccatttaattttcgtgtcgtgtcgtgtcaacccgtttatttaaacgggttgaaatatcttacccaaacccgtttatttcgtgtcggatttcgtgtcgtgtcaatttttgccacctcTAGTTTTATCTCAACTTAAGCAAAAGAAAATGAAGTCATTGGATAAAATGGGAGTTTGAATCATATTTCCATGATTTCTATTTTTCAGTTAATTGTCAACCAAATTTTTTATCTTTCTTTATTGAGTTAGCTTTCAAACCCAAGTGGCTTCACTATCATCCATTAAGTTTTTGGCCTCCAAACAGTTCTCAAAAAATTGTTGCGTCAACAACTTTATTTTCTACAGTGAATGTTTTGTGGTGCATGTTTAAAAGAATTTCTCCACTTTAGAAATATGGGGAAATTATTACCACTTCCTAATATGATAAACTCAATGGAGTAAGAATATTGTTATTTAAAGGTCTATGGAAGTATTTATAAAAATTGCCAAATTATCAACCACATTTTTCCAAGAAGAAACAAATAAGCAAGGTTTTGCCATAACCTATGTAGCTTAAATTCTTCCGTCAAACACCAAAAAAATGGAATCTGGTTTTTTTCAGTGAATATATGGTATGAAGAAATAATCTTGAAAATTTCAGCTACAAATGCATTTTCTTTATATTTGTATAAAATAGTTAGAAATAGAGTTATATTTTCCAGACAAATACTTCCAAAAGGAAATAAATTCTGAAAGTTTATAGGAATTTTGTATATTATAAATAAGGCCCCAATTAATTTTTCATCTAATTTGgacaattttttatatatattttgatttttgcCTTATATATAGTGAGGAATTTAGAAAATAAAGTTCTGTTGTTCCAAATAATTTACAAATTTTAATCTGGCCTTCAATATAATATACATAACAGTGGTAAAAGTTCCATAGTTTTTCATGACTATTtcctatttatttttaatttcttgaTTCTTTCAAGcataaaattgaaataaataatatacaAACCTATAAATTCCCAAAAATTCACCAAAACCTTACATCACCTGTTAAGTGATGCAAATATGGTTTGGTGATTTTTGGAATTGATATTCATGTGATTTTGGAATTATGTTTATAAAGCTTTCCATAATTCCATCTAAAAGTAAAAATCAAACAATCTAAAGACACTTTATAAATCAAGTAGTTGACTAAGTATTACTAGACCATTGAAAGCTAGACAAAATCTCATTAGAACCTTTATGTTTCATAGGACATGAGTAGGAGTCATTATTTCTAACCATAGATGACCGACACATTAGGAATCACTCAATTTCCTCGCTATTATTCATAAACCTTTTTACTGTTCTAATATTTTGGGTGAAAAGCATGACTGCCATATTACAAATTATTTATACTTTTGTATGAATTCTTGGAAAATTTGTTGATGTACATGTATGTATTCGCCTATTTGTAATTGTTGTATGATTGAGATATTATTGTATGCTTAGTCCCCGAGAACACTATACAACCTATAAACTCACTTTTAAGCTGATGTTTTTTTTATGGATATCCCTATTTGGGATTGACATTCCTCACTCACTTATTACGAATATGTAAACATATTAACAATAAAACATGACACATTAGGGGAATTCAGGTCAATAGCTTTGGTTGTAAACTCAAGGCATAAACAATTAGGCATATATCTAAATCATATGtttgaaaacaactatttattTACACCACTTATTATTGAATTGACTTCTTTCAATTCTATAATAATGTATACTTgaatacttatgaactcgccaactaTTTACATAGTTGACACTCTCCTTTCGTCTTGGTTTGTAGGTTCTAGTTAGTAGTTGGCACATAGGATCACACTCTTGGGGGAGAGTTCGGTTTATCTTTTTGAAAGACAAAATTTtgttttggaaaagttacaaaaagccAGGTTTTCCTAACTTTTCCAAAAATTCAGTTTTCCTTCTATCTAAAATCCAAAGTAGCTTTTAAAATGTTTCTACCAAACA includes:
- the LOC111914477 gene encoding protein THYLAKOID FORMATION1, chloroplastic, coding for MAAIASISFHGVTQSSSERKICLPSPSPSRSSLSNFDSIRVRTTFSFRSISVRPSKSSSRFAVHCMSTGSEAPPVSETKLKFLKAYKRPIPSIYNSVLQELIVQQHLMRYKKTYRYDPVFALGFVTVYDQLMEGYPSDEDREAIFQSYINALNEDPQQYRADAERLETWARAQNSSSLVDFSSKSGEIEDLLKDIAERAGGNGSFSYSRFFAVGLFRLLELANATDPTVLEKLCAALNINKRSVDRDLDVYRNLLSKLVQAKELLKEYVAREKKKQAERAEPQKANEAVKSFLAENYDTRK